The genomic DNA CGGCGCATGTTAGCAGGAGAGAACAATATTTCATTTTTTTACTGTGATGACCCCGCCCAAGCGATTAAGACAGCAATTGATGTCTCCCCCACTGTAATTTTACAGGACTTAGTTATGCCTGAGATTGACGGCATTATGCTAGTCAAATTCTTCCGTTCCCACCCCTCTACCCGCAATATCCCCATGATTGTTTTATCCACTAAAGAAGACCCCAAAGTAAAAGCGGAAGCCTTTGCCGTCGGTGCCAATGATTACCTCATAAAACTACCGGACAAAGTGGAACTAATTGCCCGCATCCGCTATCACTCCCGCGCCTATTTGAACCTCTGTTTAGCCGAAGAAAGAGCTACCCAACTAGCCCTTGCCAATGAAGAAATTAGTAAACTAAATGCCCGCTTGAAGCAGGAAAACTTACGCTTAAGTACAGAGTTAGAAGTTGCCCGCAAAATTCAAGCTATGATTCTGCCTAAGTCAGAGGAGTTGATGGCTCTGCAAAAACTAGACATTGATGGCTTTATGGAGCCAGCTTCTGAGGTAGGGGGAGATTACTACGATGTCTGGCAGAACAATGGTGTATTACATTTAAGCATAGGAGATGTAACGGGGCATGGCTTAGAAAGCGGTCTCTTGATGTTAATGGTACAGACAGCAGTACGTGCTATTTCAGCCCTGGATATTTCCGATCCCATTACCTTTTTACAAGCCCTCAATAAAGTAATTTATGAAAATACTAGGCGAATTAATTCCGATCGGAATCTCACTTTTATTCTGCTGTCCTACAAAAATGAACAACTGACGATCACTGGTCAACATGAGTCAGTAATTTTACTCAAAGGCGGAGGGGAAATTGAGTTAATAGATTCTATAGATTTGGGATTTCCTATTGGTTTAGAAGCAGACATTCAAGAATTCATTCACTCGGTTAGTATTCCTTTCAAAAGTGGGGACATAGTCCTATTATACACTGACGGCATTGTCGAAGCAGAAAACAGCCAAAAACAACACTATGGCTTAGACAGACTTTGTGATCAGTTAAAACAAAACGCCCATAAAACCGCCCAAGAAATTCGCAAAGCCATTATTAAGGACCTAAAAGCCCACATTGGTAAGCAAAAAATCTATGATGACATCACTCTATTAGTGATTAAACATCCTGGGAGTTCCAAATGAGCCTTGATGTTTACACTGGATGATTTCCTCAGACTTGGGCTTACATCGTTCTCTCTTTTTTAGAGAACACTCATTGTATTGAGAAAGTCAGCAAAGCTAGTGAGCAGTTTTTTGACATCGATGGGAAAGAGGAATCTGCCGAGGGCAAGGAGAATGCCGCCCAAAACTGTGGCAAAAATACTTCTGGTGATGAATTCTTGATTGCTGATGCGTTTGTCAAAGCCATCGAGTTTGGCTTCTATGGTCTTGATGTCCCCTTTGAGTTCATTTCTGACTGCCTGTATTTCCCCTTTGAGTTCGTTGCGGACACCCTCCACTTGTGCCCGTACTTCCTTGATTTCGCCCCGCAACTCGGCAAAGCCTACCTCCATCTTTTTGTCCAGATGGTCAATCCTTTTGTCCAGCTCAGCAAATTTGCCCAGAATCAAGTCCTTCAGCTGTTCATTGGTAATGTCTGCCATCGATCGAGTTGCCTAAAAAACTACTAGGTAGGAATAGTATACCTGAATCATGTAATCCCGATCGTCCTCTCTTTTGCGTCAAACCCCCATTGTCTTGAAAAAGTCAGCAAAGCTAGTGAGGAGTTTTTTGACATCGATGGGGAAGAGGAATCTGCCGAGGGCAAGGAGAATGCCGCCCAAAACTGTGGCAAAAATACTTCTGGTGATGAATTCTTGATTGCTGATGCGTTTGTCAAAGCCGTCGAGTTTGGCTTCTATGGTCTTGATGTCCCCTTTGAGTTCGTTTCTGGCTGCCTGTATTTCGCCTTTAAGTTCATTGCGCACTGCTTGTATCTCGCCCTTGAGTTCAGCCCGAACAGCATCTACTTGCACTCTTACTTCCTTGATCTCTCCTCGCAGCTCAGCAAAGCCTACCTCCATCTTTTTGTCCAGCTCGGCGAATTTGCCCAGGATTAAGTCCTTGAGTTGCTCATTGGTTATCTCTGCCATCGGGGGAATTTCCTACAAAACTACTAGGGATAGTATATCTCAATCACATAATCCCGATCGTGCTCTCTTTTTTGTCAAACCCTCATTGTCTTGAAAAAGTCAGCAAGGCTAGTAAACAGTTTTTTGACATCGA from Pseudanabaenaceae cyanobacterium SKYG29 includes the following:
- a CDS encoding DUF1664 domain-containing protein; this encodes MADITNEQLKDLILGKFAELDKRIDHLDKKMEVGFAELRGEIKEVRAQVEGVRNELKGEIQAVRNELKGDIKTIEAKLDGFDKRISNQEFITRSIFATVLGGILLALGRFLFPIDVKKLLTSFADFLNTMSVL
- a CDS encoding PP2C family protein-serine/threonine phosphatase; translation: MEPASEVGGDYYDVWQNNGVLHLSIGDVTGHGLESGLLMLMVQTAVRAISALDISDPITFLQALNKVIYENTRRINSDRNLTFILLSYKNEQLTITGQHESVILLKGGGEIELIDSIDLGFPIGLEADIQEFIHSVSIPFKSGDIVLLYTDGIVEAENSQKQHYGLDRLCDQLKQNAHKTAQEIRKAIIKDLKAHIGKQKIYDDITLLVIKHPGSSK